One genomic segment of Nothobranchius furzeri strain GRZ-AD chromosome 10, NfurGRZ-RIMD1, whole genome shotgun sequence includes these proteins:
- the LOC139072068 gene encoding guanine nucleotide exchange factor subunit RIC1-like — protein sequence MVILDPGLGSAVEGCWFQPHASLLHQGILMDTRLLRGSQVLPSSIHPSIHPFMHPSIHPSMHPSIHPSMHPSMHPSIHLCIHPSMHPSIHPSVYPSIYASIIHLFIHPSTHPSIHHPSVYPSIYASIHPSIHPSIHLCIHLCIHPSSICLSIHPSIHHPSVYPSIYISIHHPSVYPSIYASIHPSIHLCIHLCMHPSSICLSIHPSIIHPSIIHLWIHPCIHPSSIHHPSMDPSIIHHPSMDPSLHPSLHPSVHQSMNPSMHPSMHPSIHPSVHPSIHL from the exons ATGGTGATTCTGGATCCTGGCCTGGGCTCTGCAGTGGAAGGTTGTTGGTTCCAACCCCATGCCAGCCTCCTCCATCAGGGCATCCTGATGGATACTAGGCTGCTACGTGGCTCTCAGG TTTtaccctcatccatccatccatccatccatccatttatgcatccatccatccatccatctatgcatccctccatccatccatctatgcatccatctatgcatccatccatccatctatgcatccatccatctatgcatccatccatccatccatctgtttatccatccatctatgcatccatcatccatctgtttatccatccatctacgcatccatccatccatcatccatctgtttatccatccatctatgcatccatccatccatccatccatccatccatccatctatgcatccatctatgcatccatccatcatccatctgtttatccatccatccatccatccatcatccatctgtttatccatccatctatatatccatccatcatccatctgtttatccatccatctatgcatccatccatccatccatccatctatgcatccatctATGCatgcatccatcatccatctgtttatccatccatccatccatcatccatccatccatcatccatctatggatccatccatgcatccatccatcatccatccatcatccatctatggatccatccatcatccatcatccatctatggaTCCATCTTTGCATCCATCTTTGCATCCATCTGTGCATCAATCTATGaatccatctatgcatccatctatgcatccatccatccatccatctgtgcatccatccatccatctgtaa
- the LOC139072311 gene encoding nuclear pore complex-interacting protein family member B5-like, with protein MYPSFIHPSIHPSIHPSIIHLFIHPSIHHPSIHHPSVYPSIHPSSICLSIHPSSIHPSIIHLFIHPSIIHLFIHPSVYPSIHHPSIHHPSVYPSIHPSIIHLFIHPSIIHPSIHPSIIHLFIHPSIHLFIHPSVYPSIHPSIQSSIHPSIDHPSVYPSIHPSLIHPSSICLSIHPSIYLSIYVSIIHPSIHPSIIHLFIHPSIHHPSVYPSIHHPSIHPSSICLSIHPSIHPSVYPSICLSIHPFIHLSIHPSIHPSIIHLFIYLSIHLSVYPSIHPSLIHPSSICLSIHPSIYLSIYVSIIHPSIHPSIIHLFIHPSIIHLFIHPSIHPSIHHPSVYPSIHLFIHPSICLSIHPSIHPSIHPSIHSSLIHPSSICLSIHLFIHPSIYPSIIHLFIHPSIHHPSVYLSIHPPSICLSIFTSIHPSSICLSIHLSVYPSIHPSIHHPSIHQ; from the coding sequence atgtatccatcattcatccatccatccatccatccatccatccatccatccatcatccatctgtttatccatccatccatccatcatccatccatccatcatccatctgtttatccatccatccatccatcatccatctgtttatccatccatccatcatccatccatccatccatcatccatctgtttatccatccatccatcatccatctgtttatccatccatctgtttatccatccatccatcatccatccatccatcatccatctgtttatccatccatccatccatccatcatccatctgtttatccatccatccatcatccatccatccatccatccatccatcatccatctgtttatccatccatccatccatctgtttatccatccatctgtttatccatccatccatccatccatccagtcatccatccatccatccatcgatcatccatctgtttatccatccatccatccatccttaatccatccatcatccatctgtttatccatccatccatctatttatctatccatctatgtatccatcatccatccatccatccatccatcaatcatccatctgtttatccatccatccatccatcatccatctgtttatccatccatccatcatccatccatccatccatcatccatctgtttatccatccatccatccatccatccatctgtttatccatccatctgtttatccatccatccattcatccatctatccatccatccatccatccatccatcgatcatccatctgtttatctatctgtccatccatctatctgtttatccatccatccatccatccttaatccatccatcatccatctgtttatccatccatccatctatttatctatccatctatgtatccatcattcatccatccatccatccatccatcatccatctgtttatccatccatccatcatccatctgtttatccatccatccatccatccatccatccatcatccatctgtttatccatccatccatctgtttatccatccatccatctgtttatccatccatccatccatccatccatccatccatccatccatccattcatccttaatccatccatcatccatctgtttatccatccatctatttatccatccatctatttatccatcaatcatccatctgtttatccatccatccatccatcatccatctgtttatctatccatccatccaccatccatttgTTTATCCAtctttacatccatccatccatcatccatctgtttatccatccatctatctgtttatccatccatccatccatccatccatcatccatccatccatcaataa